The following are from one region of the Halorussus rarus genome:
- the trpA gene encoding tryptophan synthase subunit alpha: protein MSSDAERAAGSDIEAAFADEPALVSYVAAGDPDVESTKEYVRALVRGGSDVVELGLPFSEPIAEGPTIQKAVRRALDAGMTPDRYLDLAADLSEDVDVPLVCMTYYNLIYQYGDEEGPEPFVEAAAEAGLSGLIVPDLPVDESDPLKAACDAHGLDLILMVAPTTTDERLDRMLDRATGFVYVQGRMGTTGARSDVSSETHVSLGRLDETDLPKAVGFGISEREHAREIVAGGADGVIVGSAFVDIIAEQEDTADRLEAKARELKAGAVAGAEEVPEPEGR from the coding sequence GTGAGCAGTGACGCCGAGCGGGCAGCCGGGAGCGATATCGAGGCCGCGTTCGCCGACGAACCGGCGCTGGTCTCGTACGTCGCGGCCGGCGACCCCGATGTAGAATCTACCAAGGAGTACGTCAGGGCGCTCGTGCGCGGCGGGTCGGACGTCGTGGAGCTCGGTCTCCCCTTCTCCGAGCCAATCGCCGAGGGGCCGACCATCCAGAAGGCCGTCCGCCGGGCGCTCGACGCCGGGATGACTCCCGACCGCTACCTCGACCTCGCGGCGGACCTCTCCGAGGACGTGGACGTTCCGCTGGTCTGCATGACGTACTACAATTTGATATACCAGTACGGCGACGAGGAAGGGCCCGAACCCTTCGTCGAGGCCGCCGCGGAGGCGGGTCTCTCGGGGCTCATCGTCCCGGACCTGCCGGTCGACGAGAGCGACCCCCTGAAGGCTGCCTGCGACGCGCACGGCCTCGACCTGATCTTAATGGTCGCGCCCACGACGACCGACGAGCGCCTCGACCGGATGCTCGACCGGGCGACCGGGTTCGTCTACGTGCAGGGCCGGATGGGGACGACCGGCGCGCGCTCGGACGTCAGCAGCGAGACCCACGTCAGCCTCGGCCGACTCGACGAGACCGACCTCCCGAAGGCGGTCGGGTTCGGCATCAGCGAGCGCGAGCACGCCCGGGAGATAGTCGCGGGCGGCGCCGACGGCGTCATCGTCGGCAGCGCGTTCGTGGACATAATTGCTGAACAGGAGGACACGGCTGACAGGCTCGAAGCCAAGGCCCGCGAACTCAAGGCGGGCGCGGTCGCCGGCGCCGAGGAAGTGCCGGAACCGGAAGGCAGATAA
- a CDS encoding 2-amino-3,7-dideoxy-D-threo-hept-6-ulosonate synthase — translation MDAGTAARLDRIGTDGKYVIVPMDHGITLGAVTGLGDIESTIDAVTRGGADSVLTQKGIAPRVHPNKNDAGYVIHLNASTSIGPDNNDKRLTGTVKEAVRAGADAVSFHINVGSKYEREQLEDLSKITDDADEYGMPVLAMAYARGPGVDEHDAENLGQAVRLAEEVGSDVVKTAYSGDAESFEHVVASTSLPVVIAGGEPEGDRATLDAVRGAMDAGAAGVSMGRSIFQHDDPEAITRAVAAVVHEGYAADEALREAELAVEA, via the coding sequence ATGGACGCAGGAACCGCGGCACGACTCGACCGGATCGGCACAGACGGGAAGTACGTAATCGTCCCGATGGACCACGGCATCACGCTCGGCGCGGTGACCGGGCTCGGGGACATCGAATCGACCATCGACGCGGTCACGCGCGGAGGCGCGGACTCGGTCCTGACCCAGAAGGGTATCGCGCCCCGGGTCCACCCGAACAAGAACGACGCGGGCTACGTCATCCACCTCAACGCCTCGACGTCCATCGGCCCGGACAACAACGACAAGCGCCTGACCGGCACCGTCAAGGAGGCGGTCCGGGCGGGCGCCGACGCGGTCTCGTTCCACATCAACGTCGGCAGCAAGTACGAGCGCGAGCAGCTCGAGGACCTCTCGAAGATTACCGACGACGCCGACGAGTACGGGATGCCCGTGCTCGCGATGGCCTACGCCCGCGGCCCTGGCGTCGACGAGCACGACGCCGAGAACCTCGGCCAGGCGGTCCGGCTCGCCGAGGAGGTCGGCTCCGACGTGGTCAAGACCGCATACAGCGGCGACGCCGAGAGCTTCGAGCACGTCGTGGCGTCCACCAGCCTCCCGGTGGTCATCGCCGGCGGCGAGCCCGAGGGCGACCGCGCGACACTCGACGCGGTCCGCGGCGCGATGGACGCCGGCGCGGCCGGCGTCTCGATGGGCCGGTCCATCTTCCAGCACGACGACCCCGAGGCCATCACCCGAGCGGTCGCCGCAGTTGTCCACGAGGGCTACGCGGCCGACGAGGCGCTCCGCGAAGCCGAACTCGCCGTCGAAGCCTGA
- the mfnA gene encoding tyrosine decarboxylase MfnA produces MRQNLPSMQRAPQDFGRVLSSMCTEPHPAAREAAERFLADNPGDPTTYPAVADLEREAVETLGEITGLADPHGYVASGGTEANLQAVRAARNLADASSPNVVAPESAHFSFQKAAEVLDVELRLAATDGDRRVDLAEVRRLADDDTAVIVGVAGTTEYGRVDPIPALGDVASDVDALLHVDAAWGGFVLPFTDHEWNFAHAPVDTLAIDPHKMGRAPIPAGGFLARDPAVLDALSVETPYLESTAQPTLTGTRSGAGVAGAHAAMAAQWPEAYRENYQRGQANAEWVADALDSRGYDVVDPVLPLVAADIPREEIEALQSMGWRVSPTAAGELRVVCMPHVTREMLEAFAADLDAV; encoded by the coding sequence ATCCGACAAAATTTACCGAGCATGCAGCGAGCGCCGCAGGACTTCGGGCGGGTCCTCTCGTCGATGTGCACGGAGCCTCATCCCGCCGCCCGGGAGGCGGCCGAGCGGTTCCTCGCCGACAACCCCGGCGACCCCACGACCTATCCCGCGGTGGCCGACCTCGAGCGCGAGGCGGTCGAGACCCTCGGCGAGATCACCGGGCTGGCCGACCCCCACGGCTACGTCGCCAGCGGCGGGACCGAGGCCAACCTCCAGGCGGTCCGGGCCGCCCGGAACCTCGCGGACGCGTCCTCGCCAAACGTCGTCGCGCCCGAGAGCGCTCACTTCAGCTTCCAGAAGGCCGCCGAGGTGCTCGACGTCGAACTCCGGCTCGCGGCGACCGACGGCGACCGGCGGGTCGACCTCGCGGAGGTCCGGCGGCTCGCGGACGACGACACGGCCGTAATCGTCGGCGTGGCCGGCACCACCGAGTACGGCCGGGTCGACCCGATTCCGGCGCTCGGCGACGTGGCCTCGGACGTCGACGCGCTCCTCCACGTCGACGCGGCGTGGGGCGGGTTCGTCCTGCCGTTCACCGACCACGAGTGGAATTTCGCGCACGCCCCGGTCGACACGCTGGCCATCGACCCCCACAAGATGGGTCGGGCGCCGATCCCCGCCGGCGGCTTCCTCGCCCGCGACCCGGCGGTGCTGGACGCGCTGTCGGTCGAGACGCCGTACCTCGAGTCGACCGCCCAGCCGACCCTGACCGGTACCCGGAGCGGCGCGGGCGTGGCCGGCGCACACGCCGCGATGGCGGCCCAGTGGCCCGAGGCGTACCGCGAGAACTACCAGCGCGGCCAGGCCAACGCCGAGTGGGTGGCCGACGCGCTCGACTCCCGGGGGTACGACGTGGTCGACCCGGTCCTCCCGCTGGTCGCGGCCGACATCCCCCGCGAGGAGATCGAGGCGCTCCAGTCGATGGGGTGGCGGGTCTCGCCCACCGCGGCCGGCGAACTCCGCGTCGTCTGCATGCCCCACGTCACCCGCGAGATGCTCGAGGCGTTCGCGGCCGACCTCGACGCGGTCTGA
- a CDS encoding DUF3267 domain-containing protein codes for MASPPADRSVSDSAPASPEPGPPEPPAGYGEPVEFSYPGLWLSVGSLVLFGLAVLGFGRLMSAIRGDAALEFTVGPAGIGVVAALSVATIVVHELVHGLVYRVLGYRVKYGLALNMGAAYAAAFGQFQTRRDNLLVGLAPLAVFTVVLTPLLAGPLPVALAAFLVLVVNTSGAIGDLYLSWRLLRMPEGALLYDVDIRHSYIFYPEG; via the coding sequence ATGGCGAGTCCTCCTGCCGACCGGTCGGTCTCCGACTCCGCGCCCGCATCGCCCGAACCCGGCCCGCCCGAACCGCCGGCGGGCTACGGCGAACCCGTCGAGTTCTCCTACCCGGGGCTGTGGCTGTCCGTCGGGTCGCTGGTGCTGTTCGGCCTCGCGGTCCTCGGGTTCGGCAGGCTGATGAGCGCGATTCGCGGGGACGCGGCGCTGGAGTTCACCGTCGGCCCGGCCGGCATCGGCGTCGTCGCCGCCCTCTCGGTCGCGACCATCGTCGTCCACGAACTGGTCCACGGCCTGGTCTACCGCGTGCTGGGCTACCGGGTCAAGTACGGCCTCGCGCTCAATATGGGCGCGGCCTACGCCGCCGCGTTCGGCCAGTTCCAGACGCGCCGGGACAACCTGCTGGTCGGTCTCGCGCCGCTCGCGGTCTTCACCGTCGTTCTGACGCCACTGCTCGCGGGCCCGCTCCCGGTCGCGCTCGCGGCGTTCCTCGTCCTCGTCGTGAACACCTCGGGCGCCATCGGGGACCTCTACCTCTCGTGGCGCCTGCTCCGGATGCCCGAGGGCGCGCTGCTGTACGACGTCGACATTCGACACTCGTACATCTTCTACCCCGAGGGATGA
- a CDS encoding rhodanese-like domain-containing protein yields MTELDRTAWGMAEAADEAVESVTVEELRAELDEAGESRDGETVVVDVRDIREVWIEGSIPDAQHAPRGMIEFWADPETKYHKEFFDPEKRYVLFCNEAGRSALAARRLGEMGYSDVAHLEGGFTAWQEAGGEVADVPQKDYKGDR; encoded by the coding sequence ATGACCGAACTGGACCGGACGGCGTGGGGCATGGCCGAGGCCGCCGACGAGGCGGTGGAGTCTGTCACCGTCGAGGAACTGCGGGCGGAACTCGACGAGGCGGGCGAATCGCGCGACGGGGAGACCGTGGTCGTGGACGTGCGCGACATCCGCGAGGTGTGGATAGAGGGGTCGATTCCCGACGCGCAGCACGCCCCGCGCGGGATGATAGAGTTCTGGGCCGACCCGGAGACGAAGTACCACAAGGAGTTCTTCGACCCCGAGAAGCGCTACGTCCTGTTCTGCAATGAGGCCGGCCGGTCGGCGCTGGCGGCCAGGCGACTCGGCGAGATGGGCTACTCGGACGTCGCGCACCTCGAGGGGGGCTTCACCGCCTGGCAGGAGGCCGGCGGGGAGGTCGCGGACGTCCCGCAGAAGGACTACAAGGGGGACCGATAA
- a CDS encoding HVO_2922 family protein — MFDHEYTLVAHPRLRANLSYRSDDGDLAAASVGVDYRRDETWTEEGPAVEMPESAAADGVEWRGLTVSLYRDGERVLVREFSGSLLSTALDALDTAETAAPSLVGRGRDAAKRLVGEKSGGRVRMTQLDGSTVEALAAPAKATFEVFEGKDGKWRWRLVHDNGNVIADSGQGYSSKRAAEKGLRSVKRNALGAAVEPVGGDAQRDVRSASDADEGSGAESAES; from the coding sequence ATGTTCGACCACGAGTACACGCTCGTCGCGCACCCGCGGCTGCGCGCCAACCTCTCGTACCGGAGCGACGACGGCGACCTGGCGGCGGCGAGCGTCGGCGTCGACTACCGGCGGGACGAGACGTGGACCGAGGAGGGCCCCGCGGTCGAGATGCCCGAGAGCGCCGCGGCCGATGGCGTCGAGTGGCGGGGACTCACAGTCTCGCTGTACCGGGACGGCGAGCGCGTGCTGGTCCGGGAGTTCTCCGGGTCGCTGCTCTCGACCGCGCTCGACGCGCTGGACACCGCCGAGACGGCCGCGCCCTCGCTGGTCGGCCGGGGTCGGGACGCCGCCAAGCGGCTCGTCGGCGAGAAGTCCGGCGGCCGCGTCCGGATGACTCAGCTCGACGGGTCGACCGTCGAGGCGCTCGCGGCGCCCGCCAAGGCCACCTTCGAGGTGTTCGAGGGCAAGGACGGCAAGTGGCGCTGGCGGCTGGTCCACGACAACGGCAACGTCATCGCCGACTCGGGCCAGGGCTACTCCTCGAAGCGGGCCGCCGAGAAGGGGCTCCGGAGCGTCAAGCGCAACGCGCTGGGCGCGGCAGTCGAACCGGTCGGCGGCGACGCCCAGCGCGACGTCCGGTCGGCGTCGGACGCCGACGAGGGGTCGGGCGCCGAGTCGGCCGAGTCCTGA
- a CDS encoding YqaA family protein → MTSLEWIAHVVETATGWAGLGIIFVYSFLIAFALPGVSEVVLAAPLDLGLSQAERLGLIIVVSGVGKAAGSMLAFHIGQEAKESGPIIDFLRRSRFDVIEWSENKTVQLAQRWGYLGMAAALSVPFFPDTISIYAFAVLEEDYAKFALATFAGSVGRLLVTLFLVGSVAAL, encoded by the coding sequence CTGACCTCGCTCGAGTGGATCGCGCACGTCGTCGAGACCGCGACCGGATGGGCCGGGCTCGGCATCATCTTCGTCTACTCGTTCCTCATCGCGTTCGCGCTCCCCGGCGTGAGCGAGGTGGTGCTGGCGGCGCCGCTCGACCTCGGCCTCTCGCAGGCCGAGCGGCTCGGGCTCATCATCGTCGTCAGTGGGGTGGGCAAGGCCGCCGGCAGCATGCTGGCGTTCCACATCGGCCAGGAGGCCAAGGAGTCGGGGCCCATCATCGACTTCCTCCGGCGGTCCCGGTTCGACGTCATCGAGTGGTCCGAGAACAAGACCGTCCAGCTCGCCCAGAGGTGGGGGTACCTCGGCATGGCGGCGGCGCTGTCGGTCCCGTTCTTCCCGGACACCATCTCCATCTACGCGTTCGCGGTGCTCGAGGAGGACTACGCGAAGTTCGCGCTGGCGACGTTCGCCGGGAGCGTCGGCCGCCTGCTCGTGACCCTCTTCCTCGTCGGCTCGGTCGCGGCGCTCTGA
- the sppA gene encoding signal peptide peptidase SppA, with amino-acid sequence MADSSRVVPALAALVGVALTAALGWLLFVVVPDGNLARLLGVVLAVAVGAAGARTAGRVASSWAASYDVAEVAVEGPITRDGGGSTVPPRPGGTPADDIVDQIERADEDDAAEALLVRLNTPGGEVVPSEDIRLAAERFDGPTVAYATDVCASGGYWIASGCDAIYAREGSIVGSIGVIGSRVNAKGMADKLGLEYERLAAGEYKDAGQSLKEMTEDERQYLQGLIDGYYEEFVDRVTEGRDLSDEQVRDTEARVYLGDDAEAIGLVDDLATKQEVEDRLAADLGVEEVTVEEFEPERGVMERLRGGSQAVAYAFGAGVAGAVAGDDATGADGFEFELR; translated from the coding sequence GTGGCCGATAGCTCGCGGGTCGTGCCGGCGCTCGCAGCGCTGGTCGGCGTGGCCCTGACGGCCGCGCTCGGGTGGCTCCTGTTCGTGGTCGTGCCCGACGGCAACCTCGCGCGCCTGCTCGGGGTCGTGCTCGCGGTGGCGGTCGGCGCCGCCGGCGCGCGGACCGCCGGCAGGGTGGCCTCGAGCTGGGCCGCCTCGTACGACGTGGCCGAAGTCGCGGTCGAGGGGCCCATCACCCGCGACGGCGGCGGGAGCACCGTCCCGCCCCGGCCCGGCGGGACCCCGGCCGACGACATCGTCGACCAGATCGAGCGCGCCGACGAGGACGACGCCGCCGAGGCGCTGCTGGTGCGGCTCAACACGCCCGGCGGCGAGGTGGTCCCGAGCGAGGACATCCGGCTCGCGGCCGAGCGGTTCGACGGCCCGACGGTCGCCTACGCGACCGACGTCTGCGCAAGCGGCGGCTACTGGATCGCCAGCGGCTGCGACGCCATCTACGCCCGCGAGGGGAGCATCGTCGGCTCCATCGGGGTCATCGGCTCGCGGGTCAACGCTAAGGGGATGGCCGACAAGCTCGGCCTGGAGTACGAGCGGCTCGCTGCCGGCGAGTACAAGGACGCCGGCCAGTCGCTCAAGGAGATGACCGAGGACGAGCGACAGTACCTCCAGGGGCTCATCGACGGCTACTACGAGGAGTTCGTCGACCGCGTGACCGAGGGCCGGGACCTCAGCGACGAGCAGGTCCGGGACACCGAGGCGCGGGTGTACCTCGGCGACGACGCCGAGGCCATCGGGCTCGTCGACGACCTCGCCACCAAACAGGAGGTCGAGGACCGGCTCGCGGCCGACCTCGGCGTCGAGGAGGTGACCGTCGAGGAGTTCGAGCCCGAGCGCGGCGTGATGGAACGGCTCCGGGGCGGCTCGCAGGCGGTCGCCTACGCCTTCGGCGCGGGCGTCGCCGGCGCGGTCGCGGGCGACGACGCGACCGGCGCCGACGGCTTCGAGTTCGAGCTCCGATAG